One Catharus ustulatus isolate bCatUst1 chromosome 2, bCatUst1.pri.v2, whole genome shotgun sequence genomic window carries:
- the UNC50 gene encoding protein unc-50 homolog translates to MLPTTLVNSGSQGNGVLSPRDAARHTAGAKRYKYLRRLFHFRQMDFEFALWQMLYLFTSPQRVYRNFHYRKQTKDQWARDDPAFLVLLSIWLCVSTVGFGFVLDMGFFETIKLLLWVVFIDCVGVGLLIATLMWFISNKYLVKQQNRDYDVEWGYAFDVHLNAFYPLLVILHFIQLFFINYVIISDSVIGYFVGNTLWLIAIGYYIYVTFLGYSALPFLKNTAILLYPFALLIMLYLISLACGWNFTKMLCSFYKYRVK, encoded by the exons ATGCTGCCAACCACGTTGGTTAATTCCGGGAGCCAGGGCAATGGTGTGCTGAGTCCCAGAGATGCTGCGAGGCACACGGCCGGAGCAAAGCGCTACAAGTACCTCCGGAGGCTCTTCCACTTCCGACAGATGGACTTCGAGTTTGCGCTTTGGCAGATGCTTTACCTGTTCACTTCACCACAGAGAGTTTACAGGAACTTTCACTACAGAAAACAGACAAAGGACCAATGGGCGAGAGATGATCCTGCTTTCCTAGTGCTGCTCAGTATCTGGCTCTGCG tgtcTACTGTAGGATTTGGATTTGTGTTGgacatgggtttttttgaaacaaTAAAACTGCTACTTTGGGTTGTATTCATAGACTGCGTAGGCGTTGGGCTCCTGATTGCAACTCTGATGTG GTTCATTTCAAATAAGTACTTagtgaagcagcagaacagagatTATGATGTGGAGTGGGGATATGCCTTTGATGTACATCTGAATGCTTTCTACCCTCTTCTAGTCATCCTGCATTTTATCCAGCTGTTCTTCATCAACT ATGTCATCATATCTGATTCTGTCATTGGGTATTTTGTTGGGAACACATTATGGCTGATTGCAATCGGCTATTACATCTATGTGACATTCCTAGGATACAGCG CTTTGCCCTTTTTGAAGAACACAGCTATTCTTTTGTATCCATTTGCACTTCTCATCATGCTCTATTTGATCTCATTAGCATGTGGATGGAACTTCACCAAGATGCTTTGTTCCTTTTATAAATACAGagtgaaataa
- the LOC116993223 gene encoding cytochrome c oxidase assembly factor 5, translating into MPKYYEDKEEDGRACSGVREDLRQCLLESPCVLQENKSPKQCLKEGHCRSLQVTFFACKRSMLDNRARFRGRKGY; encoded by the exons ATGCCCAAGTACTACGAGGATAAGGAGGAGGACGGGCGCGCCTGCAGCGGCGTGAGGGAGGACCTGCGGCAGTGCCTGCTGGAGAGCCCCTGCGTCCTGCAG GAAAACAAAAGCCCTAAACAATGCCTGAAGGAAGGACACTGTAGGAGTTTGCAAGTGACATTCTTTGCATGCAAAAGATCAATG TTGGATAACAGGGCAAGAttcagaggaaggaagggataCTGA